A DNA window from Acetilactobacillus jinshanensis contains the following coding sequences:
- a CDS encoding SufD family Fe-S cluster assembly protein, with protein MAELDQIKQFSQLNHEPQWLTAKRMVAYQMASTLPKFHLKGVDTKHVAFNNPSLMYHPLDKHNYAPDDAKKKGVLAINLLYATRYDRELLQENLMEKCFIWNHDQFSAQHVAFLQTGAFVFIPSNVVVKEPIDVSKLVNPMKQEKHVLIIAGANSEATVVYSSGRHTSPNTRQITEILLGDNAHLNYYDSATTDAQQNQKGLYAYLARTSRLDSYVSLLNQHDTVYQGKVNLDGEGSEAYLNLISLSDHHQYQAIHNDVTNYQTHTTGIIRQRGIVANQATTHCYTVGKIVQGAKKTNSDQSARLLTLDPHSKGEIDPVLLIRDNDVEAGHSASIGKVNRELLYYLETRGISKVKAIYLLTLGFLFPLIQKFPEKNLRDKIFHQLEDRVYER; from the coding sequence ATGGCTGAATTAGATCAGATTAAGCAATTTTCCCAGCTAAATCATGAACCACAGTGGCTAACCGCTAAACGAATGGTTGCTTACCAGATGGCCTCAACGTTACCCAAATTCCATTTAAAGGGCGTTGATACTAAGCACGTTGCTTTTAATAATCCTAGTTTGATGTATCACCCGTTGGATAAGCATAACTACGCCCCTGATGACGCTAAGAAAAAGGGTGTCTTAGCAATCAATTTGCTGTATGCCACCCGTTATGACCGGGAATTACTGCAAGAAAATTTAATGGAAAAGTGCTTCATTTGGAATCATGATCAATTTTCGGCTCAACACGTGGCATTTTTACAGACGGGTGCGTTTGTTTTTATCCCGTCGAACGTAGTCGTGAAAGAACCAATTGACGTTTCTAAGTTGGTCAACCCAATGAAGCAAGAAAAGCACGTCTTGATTATTGCTGGTGCTAATTCCGAAGCAACCGTCGTTTATTCGTCAGGACGTCACACCAGCCCGAACACGCGACAGATTACCGAAATCCTCTTGGGTGATAATGCCCATCTGAATTATTATGATTCAGCAACGACTGACGCTCAGCAGAACCAAAAGGGCTTGTATGCCTACTTAGCTCGAACTTCACGTTTAGATTCATACGTTTCGTTATTAAATCAACACGATACCGTCTATCAAGGGAAGGTTAATCTTGATGGTGAAGGGTCGGAAGCTTACTTAAATTTAATCAGTTTATCTGATCATCACCAGTATCAAGCAATTCATAATGACGTGACTAATTATCAGACCCATACAACTGGGATCATCAGACAGCGTGGCATCGTTGCTAATCAGGCTACGACCCATTGCTATACCGTGGGCAAAATTGTTCAGGGTGCTAAGAAGACAAATTCTGATCAGTCAGCTCGATTATTAACGTTGGATCCACACAGTAAGGGTGAGATCGATCCAGTTCTATTAATTCGTGATAACGATGTCGAAGCTGGCCATTCGGCTAGTATTGGAAAGGTTAATCGAGAATTACTTTATTACCTGGAGACGCGCGGAATCAGTAAGGTTAAAGCAATCTACTTACTGACACTTGGCTTTCTGTTTCCGTTAATTCAGAAATTCCCTGAAAAGAATTTACGGGATAAGATTTTTCATCAGTTGGAGGATCGAGTGTATGAACGTTAA
- the sufC gene encoding Fe-S cluster assembly ATPase SufC, with the protein MMGLKIRNLHVKIKENNREVLKGVNLTIPDGEIHAIMGPNGTGKSTLSQTIMGSPRYQVTQGTIEFNGHQLNNMPTDARARLGLFIGMQYPMEIKGVKNADFIREAVEATHNTGDHHVSILSFLKAMHKNMNILDMDDSYAERYLNEGFSGGEKKRNEVLQMMMIQPKLAILDEIDSGLDIDALHVISRGINHMRSPHFSAMIITHYNRILKYVKPDVVHVMMDGRMVTHGGPELADRLEREGYAGLRDDLGLHVKLVDDDG; encoded by the coding sequence ATTATGGGACTAAAGATTCGTAATTTACACGTCAAAATTAAAGAAAACAATCGTGAAGTATTAAAGGGCGTTAACTTAACCATTCCCGACGGTGAAATTCACGCCATCATGGGACCGAATGGTACCGGTAAATCGACGTTGTCACAAACTATCATGGGCTCGCCACGTTATCAGGTAACCCAGGGAACGATTGAATTTAACGGTCATCAATTAAATAACATGCCAACCGATGCTCGAGCTCGACTCGGTTTGTTCATCGGAATGCAGTACCCGATGGAAATTAAAGGCGTTAAGAACGCCGACTTCATTCGTGAAGCTGTTGAAGCTACGCATAATACCGGTGATCATCACGTTTCGATCCTGAGCTTTTTGAAAGCCATGCATAAGAATATGAACATTCTCGACATGGATGATTCATACGCTGAACGTTACTTAAACGAAGGCTTTTCCGGTGGTGAAAAGAAACGGAACGAAGTCCTGCAGATGATGATGATCCAGCCGAAGTTAGCGATTCTCGATGAAATTGATTCAGGTCTGGATATCGATGCTCTGCACGTGATCTCCCGCGGGATTAATCACATGCGCAGTCCGCATTTCAGTGCCATGATCATTACTCATTACAACCGAATCCTGAAGTACGTGAAGCCGGATGTCGTTCATGTGATGATGGACGGTCGCATGGTTACACATGGTGGACCTGAATTAGCTGATCGTTTAGAACGTGAAGGTTATGCCGGATTACGGGATGACCTGGGTTTGCATGTAAAGCTGGTGGATGACGATGGCTGA
- the nrdG gene encoding anaerobic ribonucleoside-triphosphate reductase activating protein — protein MLNHKVRPNNPTPGQWDDSKISLQYIASYKPFNFVDGEGVRCSLYVSGCLFNCPGCYNRAAQNFHYGRPYTKKLEDRIIRDLSKPYVQGLTLLGGEPFLNTQVCLRICRRVRKEFGHKKDIWSWTGFTWEELMKESYDKLELLSMLDILVDGRFEQDKKDLTLQFRGSSNQRIIDVQKSLKANHVVIWDKLVH, from the coding sequence ATGCTAAATCATAAGGTACGACCAAATAATCCAACCCCAGGTCAATGGGATGACAGTAAGATCAGTCTGCAATACATTGCCAGCTATAAACCATTCAACTTTGTCGATGGTGAAGGGGTTCGTTGCAGTCTTTATGTAAGTGGCTGTTTGTTTAACTGTCCAGGTTGTTACAACCGAGCGGCCCAGAATTTTCATTACGGTCGTCCGTACACCAAAAAGTTAGAAGATCGTATTATTCGTGATTTGAGTAAGCCTTACGTTCAGGGCTTGACATTATTAGGCGGCGAACCGTTTTTAAATACCCAGGTCTGCTTACGAATTTGCCGTCGGGTTAGAAAAGAATTTGGTCATAAGAAGGATATCTGGTCCTGGACCGGCTTTACTTGGGAAGAGTTAATGAAGGAATCCTACGACAAGTTAGAGTTGCTATCGATGCTGGATATCCTGGTTGACGGTCGTTTTGAACAGGATAAAAAGGACTTAACTCTCCAGTTCCGTGGCAGTTCAAATCAACGGATTATCGATGTTCAGAAATCATTAAAAGCTAATCATGTTGTGATCTGGGATAAATTAGTTCATTAA
- a CDS encoding NRAMP family divalent metal transporter, translating to MPTQHKGPVRANFVSQTKRFCKVIGPGLIVMLADTDAGCLLTAAQSGAEWGYKMVLPQIILIPVLFMVQEMTVRLGIVTRQGHGELIRKYFGTGWAMLAAFTLMASVIGALLTEFIGVAGVSDLFGISRWISIPLVALLLISIAFVGKYRRIEKIGLIFGFAELAFVVALIFVHPQMHDLVHGMITVPWHNSSYLYLVAANLGAVIMPWMIFYQQGAVIDKHLSVKCIKKEQTDTAIGTVITQAIMIGFIILFAAATAHSRATSLSTVGDLVTVLQPYMGYQLARILMGASIFGGSLVAALVVALAGTWGMTEVLNWPHSLNEKLSKKTVGFYGMYALTFVVSATISLIHFNLVKVTIAIEVMNALLLPIVLGFLLLLESRALPSHYQMHGVYKWTVIISCLLVMVFGVYMIGPTTGIW from the coding sequence ATACCAACACAACATAAGGGACCTGTAAGGGCCAACTTTGTTAGCCAGACTAAACGATTTTGTAAGGTAATCGGGCCTGGATTGATTGTAATGTTAGCTGATACCGATGCCGGATGTCTATTGACCGCGGCTCAGTCCGGTGCTGAATGGGGTTACAAGATGGTATTACCCCAGATTATTTTAATTCCGGTGCTATTCATGGTTCAGGAGATGACGGTTCGATTGGGAATCGTTACTCGTCAGGGTCATGGTGAATTGATTCGGAAGTACTTTGGTACCGGCTGGGCAATGCTTGCGGCGTTTACGTTAATGGCTTCCGTGATCGGTGCCTTGTTAACTGAATTCATCGGGGTTGCCGGTGTGAGCGATCTATTTGGAATTTCACGCTGGATCTCAATTCCGTTGGTGGCGTTACTGCTGATCAGCATTGCCTTTGTTGGTAAGTACCGACGGATCGAAAAAATCGGCTTGATCTTTGGCTTTGCTGAATTGGCGTTTGTCGTTGCATTAATTTTTGTCCATCCACAGATGCATGATTTGGTGCACGGCATGATCACGGTCCCTTGGCATAATTCATCATACTTATATTTAGTTGCAGCCAACCTGGGTGCCGTAATTATGCCTTGGATGATCTTTTATCAGCAGGGCGCCGTGATTGATAAGCACCTATCCGTTAAATGCATTAAGAAAGAGCAAACGGATACGGCTATTGGAACGGTTATTACTCAAGCCATTATGATTGGCTTCATTATTTTGTTTGCTGCAGCCACAGCCCATTCCCGAGCAACGTCGTTAAGTACCGTCGGTGATCTAGTAACGGTCTTGCAGCCGTACATGGGCTACCAACTGGCCCGGATCTTAATGGGCGCCAGTATTTTTGGTGGTTCGTTAGTTGCTGCCTTAGTGGTTGCGTTAGCCGGGACCTGGGGTATGACCGAAGTCCTGAACTGGCCTCACAGTTTAAACGAAAAGCTAAGTAAGAAAACGGTTGGCTTTTATGGCATGTACGCCTTGACGTTTGTCGTCAGTGCGACAATCTCGTTAATCCACTTCAATCTAGTGAAAGTCACAATTGCCATCGAAGTTATGAATGCCTTGCTTTTGCCAATCGTCTTGGGCTTTTTATTGCTCTTAGAATCAAGAGCTTTACCAAGTCATTATCAGATGCACGGCGTTTATAAGTGGACCGTGATTATTTCATGCCTGTTAGTAATGGTATTCGGTGTCTATATGATCGGTCCGACGACCGGTATCTGGTAA
- the nrdD gene encoding anaerobic ribonucleoside-triphosphate reductase, with translation METATIDLDKLLNGKVVKRGGDKTPFYQYKLDFILNKLKVPKELQFQFKKQLFHHFKDAKLIYTTQIREQFHIFFKQNDLKSDDQKYTQYFKKEQQEFKDATNVQLQMERLFKRDPRIVHENANKNSKVFNTMRDLQAGTACRAIGLQMLPDIVAKAHLRGDIHWHDLDYSPVTTETNCSLVDFKNMLAHGFKIGNAYVETPKSINTAVAQIAQIIANVASLQYGGISFNRADEVLEPYAKKNYRKHLKQAKEWVAPDKQRDFAVKYTKKDIYDAMQSLEYEINTLFSSQGQTPFTTVNFGLGTSWIEREIQKDILKIRIKGLGKERRTAVFPKLIYVLKKGLNFYPKDPNYDIKKLAIKCSTLRMYPDILMYDKICQITGNYKAPMGCRSFLQKWTNKDGKEENDGRMNLGVVTVNLPRIAMLAHGNKGLFWKIFYERMGTCHRALKYRTHRVCQAKPENAPLLYEYGGFGKRLKPGDNVRQLFDHYRATVSLGYIGLYEVGTTFGGPNWEHNKKVKAFTVDIVRRMHNLCHKWSLESGYHYSLYSTPAESLTDTFCRDDLKKFGKVKDITDKQYYTNSFHYDVRKQPTPFEKLSFEQDYPPYAAGGFIHYCEYPNLKMNPAALEAVWNWAYDHVGYLGTNTSIDKCFKCGFKGDFKATSKGFVCPQCGNSDPRYCDVVKRLCGYLGNPQARPIVHGRLMEIASRKKNMSTGMIQNVAKYEKDKQSDSRLV, from the coding sequence TTGGAAACAGCCACGATTGATCTTGATAAATTACTCAACGGAAAAGTTGTTAAGCGTGGCGGAGACAAAACTCCGTTTTATCAATACAAATTGGACTTCATTTTGAACAAATTAAAGGTCCCGAAAGAACTTCAATTTCAGTTCAAAAAACAGCTTTTTCATCACTTTAAGGACGCCAAATTAATTTATACTACCCAAATACGTGAACAATTTCACATATTTTTCAAGCAAAACGACCTTAAATCAGACGATCAGAAGTATACCCAATACTTCAAAAAGGAACAGCAGGAATTTAAAGACGCAACCAATGTTCAGCTACAGATGGAACGTCTCTTTAAACGTGATCCAAGAATCGTTCACGAAAACGCCAATAAGAACAGTAAAGTTTTTAACACAATGCGGGATCTTCAAGCTGGGACCGCTTGCCGTGCCATCGGTCTCCAGATGCTACCTGATATCGTTGCTAAAGCTCATTTACGTGGTGATATTCACTGGCATGACTTGGATTATTCGCCGGTTACTACCGAAACCAACTGCAGCTTAGTTGACTTTAAGAACATGCTGGCTCACGGCTTTAAGATCGGTAACGCATACGTCGAAACTCCGAAGTCTATCAACACGGCCGTGGCTCAGATTGCGCAAATCATCGCCAACGTTGCGTCATTGCAATACGGTGGAATCTCATTCAACCGGGCCGATGAAGTCTTAGAACCATACGCTAAAAAGAACTACCGTAAGCATTTAAAACAAGCTAAAGAATGGGTTGCACCAGATAAACAACGTGATTTTGCCGTTAAATACACGAAAAAAGATATTTATGACGCCATGCAATCCTTAGAATACGAAATTAACACCCTCTTCTCGTCACAAGGCCAAACGCCATTCACGACCGTTAACTTCGGTTTAGGAACTAGCTGGATCGAACGTGAGATTCAAAAAGACATCCTTAAGATCCGAATTAAGGGCCTTGGTAAAGAACGTCGAACCGCAGTCTTTCCAAAGTTGATTTACGTCTTAAAGAAAGGCTTGAACTTCTACCCAAAGGATCCGAACTATGACATCAAGAAATTAGCAATTAAATGCTCAACCTTGAGAATGTACCCAGATATACTGATGTATGATAAGATCTGCCAGATCACCGGTAATTACAAAGCACCAATGGGCTGCCGTTCTTTCTTGCAGAAATGGACTAATAAAGATGGTAAAGAAGAAAACGACGGTCGCATGAATTTAGGTGTCGTCACCGTTAATTTGCCACGCATCGCAATGTTAGCCCATGGTAACAAGGGCCTGTTCTGGAAGATCTTCTACGAACGAATGGGAACTTGCCACCGCGCATTAAAGTACCGGACCCACCGAGTTTGCCAGGCTAAACCTGAAAATGCCCCACTGTTATATGAATATGGCGGCTTTGGCAAACGTTTAAAACCCGGTGATAACGTTCGTCAGCTCTTTGATCATTATCGTGCTACTGTTTCCCTAGGTTACATTGGCTTATACGAAGTCGGAACGACTTTTGGCGGACCCAACTGGGAACACAACAAGAAGGTTAAGGCCTTTACCGTTGACATCGTTCGTCGGATGCACAACCTCTGCCATAAGTGGTCATTAGAAAGCGGTTATCATTACAGCTTGTACTCCACACCAGCTGAATCATTAACCGATACCTTCTGCCGAGACGATTTAAAGAAATTCGGCAAGGTTAAGGATATTACTGATAAGCAGTATTACACCAACAGTTTCCACTACGATGTTCGTAAACAACCAACCCCATTCGAAAAGCTATCGTTTGAACAGGATTACCCGCCATACGCTGCCGGTGGTTTCATTCATTACTGTGAATACCCAAATCTAAAGATGAACCCCGCAGCATTAGAAGCCGTTTGGAACTGGGCTTATGATCACGTTGGTTACTTAGGCACTAACACTTCAATTGATAAGTGCTTTAAGTGTGGTTTCAAAGGTGATTTCAAGGCCACATCAAAAGGTTTCGTCTGCCCGCAGTGTGGCAACAGCGATCCACGTTATTGTGACGTAGTTAAGCGACTTTGTGGTTACCTAGGTAATCCGCAGGCTCGCCCAATCGTCCACGGTCGATTAATGGAAATTGCTTCTCGTAAGAAGAACATGTCCACCGGAATGATCCAAAACGTCGCTAAATATGAAAAGGACAAACAATCTGACTCTCGTTTAGTGTAG